The following are from one region of the Penaeus chinensis breed Huanghai No. 1 chromosome 32, ASM1920278v2, whole genome shotgun sequence genome:
- the LOC125042491 gene encoding uncharacterized protein LOC125042491: protein MYFLNEIFLTEEPSTQAPGSGCVAPGTSYDYDEVLHKSLLFYEAQRSGDLPDSQRVTWRKDSALGDAKDSVTNVQLDLTGGYYDAGDYGKFGYPMSSTTTVLAWGAIDYGTAYIQAGEMSYMKEAVKWATDYFLKAHVSPTVLYGQVGNGQLDHSFWGRPEDMTMDRPAYKITEANPGSDLVAETSAALAAASILFQDSNPAYSAECLQHSRELYDFADNFRGDYDATIPGVSEFYASYGYYDELAWAAAWLYRATGETSYLTAAKNHYQQLSTSPWEFSWADKTPGVQVLLAQLADEADKATYVNHVTSFCNDIVDKRQRTPKGLLYLSQWGSLRYAANAAFICLRAADLGINPEKYREFGKQQIHYMLGDTGRSYVVGFGVNPPLRPHHASSSCKPAPATCDWTDFHSPDPNPHVLYGALVGGPDANDWYEDKRDDYIKNEVATDYNAGFQSAVAALRYLTDCGGVTAAPTTAAPTPAPTPAPTSAPTPAPTPAPTTPNTSGGSGSCFRFAKANSWDGNYDGTLYVTIPSDVGSWNIDLQLSSSVDNFQAWTANVAPTSGTSITLTNKNYNGVQSAGTTLELGILVTFSGTTPAITAATFNGESLASCGATSAPSTPAPTPAPTPAPTPETTVNPGTAEPSTQAPGSGCIAPGTSYDYDEVLHKSLLFYEAQRSGDLPDSQRVTWRKDSALGDAKDSVTNVQLDLTGGYYDAGDYGKFGYPMSSTTTVLAWGAIDYGTAYIQAGEMSYMKEAVKWATDYFLKAHVSPTVLYGQVGNGQLDHSFWGRPEDMTMDRPAYKITEANPGSDLVAETSAALAAASILFQDSNPAYSAECLQHSRELYDFADNFRGDYDATIPGVSEFYASYGYYDELAWAAAWLYRATGETSYLTAAKNHYQQLSTSPWEFSWADKTPGVQLLLAQLADEADKATYVNHVTSFCNDIVDKRQRTPKGLLYLSQWGSLRYAANAAFICLRAADLGINPEKYREFGKQQIHYMLGDTGRSYVVGFGVNPPLRPHHASSSCKPAPATCDWTDFHSPDPNPHVLYGALVGGPDANDWYEDKRDDYIKNEVATDYNAGFQSAVAALRYLTDCGGVTAAPTTAAPTPAPTPAPTSAPTPAPTPAPTTPNTSGGSGSCFRFAKANSWDGNYDGTLYVTIPSDVGSWNIDLQLSSSVDNFQAWTANVAPTSGTSITLTNKNYNGVQSAGTTLELGILVTFSGTTPAITAATFNGESLASCGATSAPSTPAPTPAPTPAPTPETTVNPGTAEPSTQAPGSGCIAPGTSYDYDEVLHKSLLFYEAQRSGDLPDSQRVTWRKDSALGDAKDSVTNVQLDLTGGYYDAGDYGKFGYPMSSTTTVLAWGAIDYGTAYIQAGEMSYMKEAVKWATDYFLKAHVSPTVLYGQVGNGQLDHSFWGRPEDMTMDRPAYKITEANPGSDLVAETSAALAAASILFQDSNPAYSAECLQHSRELYDFADNFRGDYDATIPGVSEFYASYGYYDELAWAAAWLYRATGETSYLTAAKNHYQQLSTSPWEFSWADKTPGVQVLLAQLADEADKATYVNHVTSFCNDIVDKRQRTPKGLLYLSQWGSLRYAANAAFICLRAADLGINPEKYREFGKQQIHYMLGDTGRSYVVGFGVNPPLRPHHASSSCKPAPATCDWTDFHSPDPNPHVLYGALVGGPDANDWYEDKRDDYIKNEVATDYNAGFQSAVAALRYLTDCGGVTAAPTTAAPTPAPTPAPTSAPTPAPTPAPTTPNTSGGSGSCFRFAKANSWDGNYDGTLYVTIPSDVGSWNIDLQLSSSVDNFQAWTANVAPTSGTSITLTNKNYNGVQSAGTTLELGILVTFSGTTPAITAATFNGESLASCGATSAPSTPAPTPAPTPAPTPETTVNPGTAEPSTQAPGSGCIAPGTSYDYDEVLHKSLLFYEAQRSGDLPDSQRVTWRKDSALGDAKDSVTNVQLDLTGGYYDAGDYGKFGYPMSSTTTVLAWGAIDYGTAYIQAGEMSYMKEAVKWATDYFLKAHVSPTVLYGQVGNGQLDHSFWGRPEDMTMDRPAYKITEANPGSDLVAETSAALAAASILFKDSNPAYSAECLQHSRELYDFADNFRGDYDATIPGVSEFYASYGYYDELAWAAAWLYRATGETSYLTAAKNHYQQLSTSPWEFSWADKTPGVQVLLAQLADEADKATYVNHVTSFCNDIVDKRQRTPKGLLYLSQWGSLRYAANAAFICLRAADLGINPEKYREFGKQQIHYMLGDTGRSYVVGFGVNPPLRPHHASSSCKPAPATCDWTDFHSPDPNPHVLYGALVGGPDANDWYEDKRDDYIKNEVATDYNAGFQSAVAALRSLADCNAKH from the exons ATGTATTTCTTAAATGAAATATTTCTCACAGAAGAACCTAGTACCCAAGCACCAGGTTCTGGGTGCGTTGCTCCTGGGACAAGCTATGACTACGATGAAGTTCTTCACAAGTCCCTGCTGTTTTACGAAGCTCAGCGATCTGGAGATCTGCCAGATTCACAGCGTGTCACCTGGCGCAAGGACTCTGCACTGGGCGACGCCAAGGACAGTGTGACCAACGTTCAGCTTGACCTAACAGGAGGATATTACGATG CTGGCGATTATGGCAAATTTGGATATCCAATGTCAAGTACGACAACAGTGTTAGCATGGGGAGCCATCGACTATGGCACTGCCTATATACAAGCAG GGGAAATGTCGTACATGAAGGAGGCTGTCAAGTGGGCTACAGACTATTTCCTTAAGGCACACGTGAGTCCTACAGTGTTGTACGGCCAAGTAGGCAATGGTCAGCTTGACCATTCTTTTTGGGGCCGACCGGAGGATATGACTATGGACAGACCAGCCTACAAGATCACTGAGGCCAATCCCGGTTCTGACCTGGTGGCCGAGACTTCTGCTGCACTGGCTGCCGCCTCCATTCTCTTCCAAGATTCCAACCCTGCATATTCTGCCGAATGTCTTCAACACTCTCGGGAGCTTTACGACTTTGCCGATAATTTCAGAGGAGACTACGATGCTACGATCCCTGGCGTTTCTGAATTCTATGCCAGCTACGGCTACTACGATGAATTAGCATGGGCTGCTGCCTGGCTTTACCGTGCCACAGGTGAGACGTCCTATTTAACGGCAGCCAAGAATCATTACCAGCAACTTTCAACAAGTCCTTGGGAATTTTCCTGGGCTGATAAGACTCCTGGAGTGCAGGTATTACTGGCACAACTTGCTGATGAAGCGGATAAAGCCACATATGTGAATCACGTGACCAGCTTCTGCAACGACATCGTAGACAAAAGGCAAAGAACACCCAAAGGATTGCTGTACTTGAGTCAGTGGGGCTCCCTCCGATATGCAGCTAATGCAGCCTTTATCTGCCTAAGAGCTGCAGACTTGGGCATCAACCCTGAGAAATATCGAGAGTTTGGCAAGCAACAGATCCACTACATGTTAGGCGACACTGGACGAAGTTACGTGGTAGGTTTTGGTGTGAACCCTCCGCTGCGGCCACATCACGCCAGCAGCTCTTGTAAACCTGCTCCAGCAACCTGTGACTGGACAGACTTCCATTCACCGGATCCTAACCCTCACGTGCTGTATGGAGCCTTGGTGGGAGGCCCTGATGCCAACGACTGGTACGAGGACAAACGTGACGACTATATCAAGAATGAAGTTGCCACAGACTACAATGCAGGCTTCCAATCTGCTGTAGCTGCTCTTCGCTACCTTACTGATTGTGGTGGAGTGACAGCTGCACCAACAACAGCAGCCCCCACTCCAGCACCTACCCCTGCACCCACCTCAGCTCCCACGCCAGCACCCACTCCCGCACCCACCACACCGAACACAAGTGGAGGAAGTGGCAGCTGCTTCAGATTTGCCAAAGCCAACAGTTGGGACGGTAACTATGATGGAACATTGTACGTGACTATCCCCAGTGATGTTGGGTCATGGAATATCGACCTTCAGTTATCATCATCTGTGGACAATTTCCAG GCGTGGACCGCGAACGTGGCACCCACCTCTGGCACCTCCATCACGCTCACCAACAAAAACTACAATGGAGTCCAAAGTGCTGGCACAACGCTTGAGTTAGGCATCTTGGTGACCTTCTCGGGAACTACTCCAGCCATCACGGCCGCGACTTTCAATGGTGAATCCCTTGCAAGTTGTGGCGCTACCTCGGCTCCTTCCACCCCAGCTCCAACTCCGGCTCCAACTCCAGCTCCGACTCCAGAGACTACTGTGAACCCTGGaactg CAGAACCTAGTACCCAAGCACCAGGTTCTGGGTGCATCGCCCCTGGGACAAGCTATGACTACGATGAAGTTCTTCACAAGTCCCTGCTGTTTTACGAAGCTCAGCGATCTGGAGATCTGCCAGATTCACAGCGTGTCACCTGGCGCAAGGACTCTGCACTGGGCGACGCCAAGGACAGTGTGACCAACGTTCAGCTTGACCTAACAGGAGGATATTACGATG CTGGCGATTATGGCAAATTTGGATATCCAATGTCAAGTACGACAACAGTGTTAGCATGGGGAGCCATCGACTATGGCACTGCCTATATACAAGCAG GGGAAATGTCGTACATGAAGGAGGCTGTCAAGTGGGCTACAGACTATTTCCTTAAGGCACACGTGAGTCCTACAGTGTTGTACGGCCAAGTAGGCAATGGTCAGCTTGACCATTCTTTTTGGGGCCGACCGGAGGATATGACTATGGACAGACCAGCCTACAAGATCACTGAGGCCAATCCCGGTTCTGACCTGGTGGCCGAGACTTCTGCTGCACTGGCTGCCGCCTCCATTCTCTTCCAAGATTCCAACCCTGCATATTCTGCCGAATGTCTTCAACACTCTCGGGAGCTTTACGACTTTGCCGATAATTTCAGAGGAGACTACGATGCTACGATCCCTGGCGTTTCTGAATTCTATGCCAGCTACGGCTACTACGACGAATTAGCATGGGCTGCTGCCTGGCTTTACCGTGCCACAGGTGAGACGTCCTATTTAACGGCAGCCAAGAATCATTACCAGCAACTTTCAACAAGTCCTTGGGAATTTTCCTGGGCTGATAAGACTCCTGGAGTGCAATTATTACTGGCACAACTTGCTGATGAAGCGGATAAAGCCACATATGTGAATCACGTGACCAGCTTCTGCAACGACATCGTAGACAAAAGGCAAAGAACACCCAAAGGATTGCTGTACTTGAGTCAGTGGGGCTCCCTCCGATATGCAGCTAATGCAGCCTTTATCTGCCTAAGAGCTGCAGACTTGGGCATCAACCCTGAGAAATATCGAGAGTTTGGCAAGCAACAGATCCACTACATGTTAGGCGACACTGGACGAAGTTACGTGGTAGGTTTTGGTGTGAACCCTCCGCTGCGGCCACATCACGCCAGCAGCTCTTGTAAACCTGCTCCAGCAACCTGTGACTGGACAGACTTCCATTCACCGGATCCTAACCCTCACGTGCTGTATGGAGCCTTGGTGGGAGGCCCTGATGCCAACGACTGGTACGAGGACAAACGTGACGACTATATCAAGAATGAAGTTGCCACAGACTACAATGCAGGCTTCCAATCTGCTGTAGCTGCTCTTCGCTACCTTACTGATTGTGGTGGAGTGACAGCTGCACCAACAACAGCAGCCCCCACTCCAGCACCTACCCCTGCACCCACCTCAGCTCCCACGCCAGCACCCACTCCCGCACCCACCACACCGAACACAAGTGGAGGAAGTGGCAGCTGCTTCAGATTTGCCAAAGCCAACAGTTGGGACGGTAACTATGATGGAACATTGTACGTGACTATCCCCAGTGATGTTGGGTCATGGAATATCGACCTTCAGTTATCATCATCTGTGGACAATTTCCAG GCGTGGACCGCGAACGTGGCACCCACCTCTGGCACCTCCATCACGCTCACCAACAAAAACTACAATGGAGTCCAAAGTGCTGGCACAACGCTTGAGTTAGGCATCTTGGTGACCTTCTCGGGAACTACTCCAGCCATCACGGCCGCGACTTTCAATGGTGAATCCCTTGCAAGTTGTGGCGCTACCTCGGCTCCTTCCACCCCAGCTCCAACTCCGGCTCCAACTCCAGCTCCGACTCCAGAGACTACTGTGAACCCTGGaactg CAGAACCTAGTACCCAAGCACCAGGTTCTGGGTGCATCGCCCCTGGGACAAGCTATGACTACGATGAAGTTCTTCACAAGTCCCTGCTGTTTTACGAAGCTCAGCGATCTGGAGATCTGCCAGATTCACAGCGTGTCACCTGGCGCAAGGACTCTGCACTGGGCGACGCCAAGGACAGTGTGACCAACGTTCAGCTTGACCTAACAGGAGGATATTACGATG CTGGCGATTATGGCAAATTTGGATATCCAATGTCAAGTACGACAACAGTGTTAGCATGGGGAGCCATCGACTATGGCACTGCCTATATACAAGCAG GGGAAATGTCGTACATGAAGGAGGCTGTCAAGTGGGCTACAGACTATTTCCTTAAGGCACACGTGAGTCCTACAGTGTTGTACGGCCAAGTAGGCAATGGTCAGCTTGACCATTCTTTTTGGGGCCGACCGGAGGATATGACTATGGACAGACCAGCCTACAAGATCACTGAGGCCAATCCCGGTTCTGACCTGGTGGCCGAGACTTCTGCTGCACTGGCTGCCGCCTCCATTCTCTTCCAAGATTCCAACCCTGCATATTCTGCCGAATGTCTTCAACACTCTCGGGAGCTTTACGACTTTGCCGATAATTTCAGAGGAGACTACGATGCTACGATCCCTGGCGTTTCTGAATTCTATGCCAGCTACGGCTACTACGATGAATTAGCATGGGCTGCTGCCTGGCTTTACCGTGCCACAGGTGAGACGTCCTATTTAACGGCAGCCAAGAATCATTACCAGCAACTTTCAACAAGTCCTTGGGAATTTTCCTGGGCTGATAAGACTCCTGGAGTGCAGGTATTACTGGCACAACTTGCTGATGAAGCGGATAAAGCCACATATGTGAATCACGTGACCAGCTTCTGCAACGACATCGTAGACAAAAGGCAAAGAACACCCAAAGGATTGCTGTACTTGAGTCAGTGGGGCTCCCTCCGATATGCAGCTAATGCAGCCTTTATCTGCCTAAGAGCTGCAGACTTGGGCATCAACCCTGAGAAATATCGAGAGTTTGGCAAGCAACAGATCCACTACATGTTAGGCGACACTGGACGAAGTTACGTGGTAGGTTTTGGTGTGAACCCTCCGCTGCGGCCACATCACGCCAGCAGCTCTTGTAAACCTGCTCCAGCAACCTGTGACTGGACAGACTTCCATTCACCGGATCCTAACCCTCACGTGCTGTATGGAGCCTTGGTGGGAGGCCCTGATGCCAACGACTGGTACGAGGACAAACGTGACGACTATATCAAGAATGAAGTTGCCACAGACTACAATGCAGGCTTCCAATCTGCTGTAGCTGCTCTTCGCTACCTTACTGATTGTGGTGGAGTGACAGCTGCACCAACAACAGCAGCCCCCACTCCAGCACCTACCCCTGCACCCACCTCAGCTCCCACGCCAGCACCCACTCCCGCACCCACCACACCGAACACAAGTGGAGGAAGTGGCAGCTGCTTCAGATTTGCCAAAGCCAACAGTTGGGACGGTAACTATGATGGAACATTGTACGTGACTATCCCCAGTGATGTTGGGTCATGGAATATCGACCTTCAGTTATCATCATCTGTGGACAATTTCCAG GCGTGGACCGCGAACGTGGCACCCACCTCTGGCACCTCCATCACGCTCACCAACAAAAACTACAATGGAGTCCAAAGTGCTGGCACAACGCTTGAGTTAGGCATCTTGGTGACCTTCTCGGGAACTACTCCAGCCATCACGGCCGCGACTTTCAATGGTGAATCCCTTGCAAGTTGTGGCGCTACCTCGGCTCCTTCCACCCCAGCTCCAACTCCGGCTCCAACTCCAGCTCCGACTCCAGAGACTACTGTGAACCCTGGaactg CAGAACCTAGTACCCAAGCACCAGGTTCTGGGTGCATCGCCCCTGGGACAAGCTATGACTACGATGAAGTTCTTCACAAGTCCCTGCTGTTTTACGAAGCTCAGCGATCTGGAGATCTGCCAGATTCACAGCGTGTCACCTGGCGCAAGGACTCTGCACTGGGCGACGCCAAGGACAGTGTGACCAACGTTCAGCTTGACCTAACAGGAGGATATTACGATG CTGGCGATTATGGCAAATTTGGATATCCAATGTCAAGTACGACAACAGTGTTAGCATGGGGAGCCATCGACTATGGCACTGCCTATATACAAGCAG GGGAAATGTCGTACATGAAGGAGGCTGTCAAGTGGGCTACAGACTATTTCCTTAAGGCACACGTGAGTCCTACAGTGTTGTACGGCCAAGTAGGCAATGGTCAGCTTGACCATTCTTTTTGGGGCCGACCGGAGGATATGACTATGGACAGACCAGCCTACAAGATCACTGAGGCCAATCCCGGTTCTGACCTGGTGGCCGAGACTTCTGCTGCACTGGCTGCCGCCTCCATTCTCTTCAAAGATTCCAACCCTGCATATTCTGCCGAATGTCTTCAACACTCTCGGGAGCTTTACGACTTTGCCGATAATTTCAGAGGAGACTACGATGCTACGATCCCTGGCGTTTCTGAATTCTATGCCAGCTACGGCTACTACGACGAATTAGCATGGGCTGCTGCCTGGCTTTACCGTGCCACAGGTGAGACGTCCTATTTAACGGCAGCCAAGAATCATTACCAGCAACTTTCAACAAGTCCTTGGGAATTTTCCTGGGCTGATAAGACTCCTGGAGTGCAGGTATTACTGGCACAACTTGCTGATGAAGCGGATAAAGCCACATATGTGAATCACGTGACCAGCTTCTGCAACGACATCGTAGACAAAAGGCAAAGAACACCCAAAGGATTGCTGTACTTGAGTCAGTGGGGCTCCCTCCGATATGCAGCTAATGCAGCCTTTATCTGCCTAAGAGCTGCAGACTTGGGCATCAACCCTGAGAAATATCGAGAGTTTGGCAAGCAACAGATCCACTACATGTTAGGCGACACTGGACGAAGTTACGTGGTTGGTTTTGGTGTGAACCCTCCGCTGCGGCCACATCACGCCAGCAGCTCTTGTAAACCTGCTCCAGCAACCTGTGACTGGACAGACTTCCATTCACCGGATCCTAACCCTCACGTGCTGTATGGAGCCTTGGTGGGAGGCCCTGATGCCAACGACTGGTACGAGGACAAACGTGACGACTATATCAAGAATGAAGTTGCCACAGACTACAATGCAGGCTTCCAATCTGCTGTAGCTGCTCTCCGCTCTCTTGCAGACTGTAATGCAAAACACTGA